Below is a window of Deinococcus sonorensis KR-87 DNA.
CTGCGGCATCACCGAGGCGGCGATCATCAGCACCCGCTCCGGCTGCGCCCAGGAGGCTCCCTCCAGCGGGCGGAACGGGGCCGGCGCGGGCCAGAAGGCCGGGAGTTCCTCCGCCAGTCCGCTGGACCCCAGGAACACCGTCTCGCCGGACAGCGCGCCGGCCAGCACCCGCAGGTCCTCCTGCGTTTCCGCGTCGGCCAGCAGGTAGCCGGTGCCGCTGCGCTCCTGGGCCATCCGCTCCGCGCGCACCGCCTCCGGTCCCTGCCGCACCGTCTCGAGGGCCAGACCCGCCACCGGCCGAGCGGTCTGCTGGCCCAGATCCAGGATCAGGTTCACCTCCCGGCGTGGATGCACCGGGTCCTGGCCGAACTCGCTGTCCGGCAGCGCCACGCCCCACACGAAGTGGTCGCCGTGCCGGGTGCTGCGCCCGTTCCTGGGGAAGGCGGCGACCGCCACCCCGAAGTCCACGCCCAGCGTCCCGAGCATCGCGTCGAATTCGGCGCCCACGTTGCCCCGGAACACCGAACAGGTCTTCTTCCAGTACGCCTGACCGCCCGCCTGTTGCAGCGCCCGGGTGGCCCGCACTACCCGCCCGGCCGCCTCGTCAGGCGGCAGAAACCGCGAATCGGTGTCGATAATCAGCACATCGGTCCGCTCGTGGCGGAAACGGTCGGCCAGGGCTTCCCAGTCCGCCTGCTGCGACACGATCCGGACGGCGTACCCGTGCTTGGCCAGCAGCGCCCCGATGTCGCCGGCGCCGGTGATGTCGTCGGCCACCACGCCCAGGCGGGGCGTCATGCCTGCCACCCCCGCACGTCCGGCAGCAGCCGGGGACGTTGCTCGCCGGGCCGGATCCGGGCCCCGTGGCCGGCACGGGCGTTGGCCTCGGTCAGCTCCTCGTCACTCAGCACCCGCGCCTGGCCGTGCGAGGCGAGCCACACCCGCACGTTCTGCTCCAGCTCCTCCAGAATGTCGCGCGCCTCCTCCAGCCCGCGCCCCCAGGTGATCACCCCGTGATTCTGCAGCAGCAGGGCGTTCACGTCCCGGCAGGTGCGGCCCACCGCTTCGGCCAGCACCGGGGCGCCCGGCGGCAGGTAGGGAAGCAGCGGCACCCGGCCTACCCGGGTCACGGCGTAGCTGGAATGCACCGGCAGCACGTTGCCCCCCTCGGTCGGCGCGGCCAGACACGACAGGGCCAGCGAGTCGGGCGCGTGCAGGTGCAGCACCGCCTGCACCTCCGGCCGCGCCCGGTAGATGGCGGCGTGGAAGGCCGCTTCCTTGGACGGTGCCGGGCCGTTCACCCGCCCGCCCTGCAGGTCACACTCCGCAAACTCCTCGGGTCGCTGCCGCGAGAAGGCGGTGTTGGTGGCGCTCACCAGAAAGCCGTCGCTCTCTCGATGGCTCAGGTTGCCGCCGCTGCTGCTCGTCAGGCCCATGCGGTACAGGTCGCGCGCCTCCTCGGCCAGCCGGGCGGCCAGGGCCGCGGCCATCACCAGCCCTCGTCCGGGCCGAAGCCAGGGCAGTTGCCGCGCTGCACGCACTCGTGGGCATACACGAACATCGCGGCCGACCAGCTCTGCCCGCGGAAGCCGCTGGGCCGACCGCTCTGCCCGTGGTGCCACTCGTTGAAGTCCCATTCCAGGCCCGGCGTGCGCGACTGCCGGTCCAGCTCGGCCAGCCGCTCCAGCTGCCGGCCCGCCTCGTTCAGCCGGCCCGCCTGCACCAGCGCCGCCACGTAGAATCCGCCGAGAAACGGCCAGATGCCGCCGTTGTGGTAGTGGTCCGGCAGGTTCAGGTTCCGCACCCGGTAGTACTCGCGCCAGTCCTTGTCGCCGGGCCGCACCGGTGGGTACACCGCCCGGACCGGCCACGGCATGTTGATGCCCGCCGACTCGATGTAGTCGAGGATGCGCAGCGCCTGCTGATCGCTGGCCAGCCCGAACAGCACCGCCGCCAGGTTCCCGAAGGTGTCGAAGCGGTCCTCGTAGTCGCGGAAGGCCATGTACGGCAGGTAGTAGGGCCGGTCCTGCAGCACGGTGGTGGTGAGCTGGATCGGGTACAGCCACTCCTTGCGGTGCGTCTCCACCCACCCCAGGTCCTTGTGCACGTCCGGCCCCACCCACAGCAGCGTGTTGACCTTGTAGCGGATGTCCTCGGCGCGCTCCCGGTAGGGCTGGTCGTCCTCGCCCAGCGCCCGGCAGATGGCGGCCATGCTGCGCTGCGCGGCGAACCACAGCACGTTCGGCCACAGGCTGTTGTAGCGGTTGGCGAACAGGTCCGCCCAGTCCATCGCCTCGTGGACCTCCAGCAGCCCGCACTCGTTGCTGTCCTGGTACTCCAGCCAGGTGTAGGCGCGCTGGATGTGCGGCCACATGGACCGCAGCCGCTGGGTGTCGCCGTCCTGCCGCTGCACGTAATCGTTGCCGAGAATGAACCACAGGCTGTTGTCGATGCAGCCGGCGTGCGCGGTGTCCACCACCACCTTGATCTCGTCGTCGCCCACCCGCAGCGCCCCGCCGTGCGCCAGCAGCGCTGGGTCCGGCAGGCCGGTGAAGCCCACGTTGTGCGGAATGTTGCCCAGCCGCGACTGGTAGGCCGCCAGCGTGCGGATGGAGCGGCGGGCCACCTCGGGACCTTCCGGGTCCCGGCACAGCATCAGGCCCAGCGAACTGATCATGCTGTCGCGCGCCCAGACCTGCCGGTAGGCGCTGCTGGAGCCGAGCAGCCCGATGCTGCTGCCGTTGGCCAGCACCGTGCGCTCCGCGATGGGCCGGCCGGTGTCGGCCAGGGCACTCACGGCGTGGCCCCTGCCTGCGCCTCGGCCGCCCACACGCAGCGGCGCGCGAAGGTGTCGAAGGTGTCGCCGGCCACCCAGTGAAAGTTCTCCCTCACCAGGGCCAGTTCGTCCAGCACCGCTTCACGTGCCTGCGGGTCCTGCGGGTGGTCCAGCGCCGCCAGCCCCAGGCGGGCCACCCGGGCCCAGCCGGCCAGCTTGGCGGTCCAGGGGGCCACGTTCTGGAGCAGCAGGGGGTCGTGCAGCCGCGCCAGCGTGTCCGCGTGCTGATGCATGGCCTCCACCGCCTCCCGCAGCGGCGCCTCGTCCGGCGCCCCGGCCTCGGCCGCCTCCGCTGGCCGGCCCGGCACGTCCGGCCCGGCGGCGGGTGGTGGCCCGCCGCGCGCCGCCCAGAAACGGTCAATGGCCGGCCAGAGCGGATGCTCAAGCGCCGCCGGGCCACTGGTCAGCGGGGTGCGGCGCGCCAGGTCCGCCAGGAACACCAGCGCCTGGGCCTCCTCCGGGCTGTGGGTGGAGCGCTGGGCGGCCTGCCGCAGCGCCTGGGCCGGGTCGTACCCGGCCGGGTCCCGCAGATAGTCGGCGGTGGTCCGCATCGCCACCTCGCTGGCCGCACTCAGCGCTCCGGCCGCCGCGAAGTACCCGCTGCAGGCCGCGGGCAGGTCCGGGTCGCGGCCCGTCAGCGCCGCGATGTGCAGGTCGTACTGCATGTCCAGGTCGTTGACCGGGAAGTTGTCCCACACCACCACCGGCCGGCGCAGCACCTCCGCCACCCGGCGCAGTTCCGCCGCGCCGATCGCCGGGCTGCACACCTCCTGGCCGGTCCAGAACACCAGCACCCGGGGGTCCAGGCCGGCGCCCAGTGCCCACAGGTACGCCGAGTTGCCGGCGCCGTGGTACTCGGTCGGGCAGAAGTAGAATTCGCCCTCCGGGTCCAGGTGCGGAAGCAGCTGATGCACCAGCCAGACCTGAGCGCGCGCCAGATCCGGGAACACGCCCGCGTCCTCGCCGTGCTCGAAGCGGCTGGGCAGGTCGTCGAGCAGCAGCGCGAACGACCGGATGCCGCAGGCCTGCGCCGCCTGAAGCTTGCTGAGCAGCACCTCCAGGTGCCCTGGGTCGCTGTAGCGGAAGGCCAGGGCGCTCAGCCCGAAGATCAGCTCCACCCCCACTTCCCGGGCGTGGGTGGCCAGCCGCTCGAACTGCCGCCACTCGACGTGGGTGTACGGCTCCTGCCAGCGGTTGCGGTGAATGGTGTCGTTCTTGGGGGCGTAGAGGTAGCGGTTGAAGCCCACCTCCTGCATGAAGTCC
It encodes the following:
- a CDS encoding four-carbon acid sugar kinase family protein, encoding MTPRLGVVADDITGAGDIGALLAKHGYAVRIVSQQADWEALADRFRHERTDVLIIDTDSRFLPPDEAAGRVVRATRALQQAGGQAYWKKTCSVFRGNVGAEFDAMLGTLGVDFGVAVAAFPRNGRSTRHGDHFVWGVALPDSEFGQDPVHPRREVNLILDLGQQTARPVAGLALETVRQGPEAVRAERMAQERSGTGYLLADAETQEDLRVLAGALSGETVFLGSSGLAEELPAFWPAPAPFRPLEGASWAQPERVLMIAASVMPQSRAQVQHYQDHGGTVHQLNVDLALQDPEQAIRELAALAQASIEEHGTVLLRSPNTPEQVQQTRAAGQQLGLDALQVSQRVSSVLAGAAERAARQTGTQKLVALGGDTSAALTRAFGITHTVVVQELAPGLPSSYAPDQGLLVILKSGSFGPPDFLELAIRHLRQPEAPL
- a CDS encoding amylo-alpha-1,6-glucosidase, yielding MSALADTGRPIAERTVLANGSSIGLLGSSSAYRQVWARDSMISSLGLMLCRDPEGPEVARRSIRTLAAYQSRLGNIPHNVGFTGLPDPALLAHGGALRVGDDEIKVVVDTAHAGCIDNSLWFILGNDYVQRQDGDTQRLRSMWPHIQRAYTWLEYQDSNECGLLEVHEAMDWADLFANRYNSLWPNVLWFAAQRSMAAICRALGEDDQPYRERAEDIRYKVNTLLWVGPDVHKDLGWVETHRKEWLYPIQLTTTVLQDRPYYLPYMAFRDYEDRFDTFGNLAAVLFGLASDQQALRILDYIESAGINMPWPVRAVYPPVRPGDKDWREYYRVRNLNLPDHYHNGGIWPFLGGFYVAALVQAGRLNEAGRQLERLAELDRQSRTPGLEWDFNEWHHGQSGRPSGFRGQSWSAAMFVYAHECVQRGNCPGFGPDEGW
- a CDS encoding beta-N-acetylglucosaminidase domain-containing protein → MTAERRGVLEAFYGRPWSWDERHRMLDFMQEVGFNRYLYAPKNDTIHRNRWQEPYTHVEWRQFERLATHAREVGVELIFGLSALAFRYSDPGHLEVLLSKLQAAQACGIRSFALLLDDLPSRFEHGEDAGVFPDLARAQVWLVHQLLPHLDPEGEFYFCPTEYHGAGNSAYLWALGAGLDPRVLVFWTGQEVCSPAIGAAELRRVAEVLRRPVVVWDNFPVNDLDMQYDLHIAALTGRDPDLPAACSGYFAAAGALSAASEVAMRTTADYLRDPAGYDPAQALRQAAQRSTHSPEEAQALVFLADLARRTPLTSGPAALEHPLWPAIDRFWAARGGPPPAAGPDVPGRPAEAAEAGAPDEAPLREAVEAMHQHADTLARLHDPLLLQNVAPWTAKLAGWARVARLGLAALDHPQDPQAREAVLDELALVRENFHWVAGDTFDTFARRCVWAAEAQAGATP
- a CDS encoding class II aldolase/adducin family protein, yielding MAAALAARLAEEARDLYRMGLTSSSGGNLSHRESDGFLVSATNTAFSRQRPEEFAECDLQGGRVNGPAPSKEAAFHAAIYRARPEVQAVLHLHAPDSLALSCLAAPTEGGNVLPVHSSYAVTRVGRVPLLPYLPPGAPVLAEAVGRTCRDVNALLLQNHGVITWGRGLEEARDILEELEQNVRVWLASHGQARVLSDEELTEANARAGHGARIRPGEQRPRLLPDVRGWQA